GCGAGGTCCGCCACAGCTCTCGCCGTGGGTACGCCTTCGGCGGTTTGTCCGACGCTTGCTTTGGCTTCCTCGAGGCTCTGCCCTTCACCGAGTGCCTTCCCGAGCCGGAAATTCCGCGACAAAGGCGACGCACACGTGGCGACGAGATCCCCCATCCCCGCGAGACCGGCAAAGGTCGAAGGTTCGGCGCCGAGCGAAACCCCGAGCCGCGTAATTTCGGCAAGGCCGCGCGTGATGAGCGACGCGCGAGTGTTATCGCCATAGCCGAGGCCGGCCGCAGCGCCCACGGCGATCGCGATGACATTCTTCATCGCGCCCGCGACCTCGATTCCGGTCACGTCTCGACTCACGTACGCGCGAAAATACGGGGCGGAGCACCATGAGGCCACTTCGCGAGCCGTGATCTCGCTCGTGGAGGCAATGACCGAAGCACACGGTTGCTCGCGAGCAATCTCGCGAGCAAGGTTCGGGCCGGACAGCACCGCGATGAGATCTTCGCTCACAGCGCCGGACTGCGCGATGATCTGCGACATGCGCTCGTCGCTTCCCCGCTCGATGCCCTTGATGAGGGAAACGACG
The window above is part of the Dermabacter vaginalis genome. Proteins encoded here:
- a CDS encoding NAD(P)H-dependent glycerol-3-phosphate dehydrogenase, yielding MAVLGAGSWGTVFSHMLAKGGNDVRLWARREELATEITKTRENASYVPGLHLPARIEASSDIAHVLEGARGIVLAVPAQSLRACLEAWPRLPRVPVVSLIKGIERGSDERMSQIIAQSGAVSEDLIAVLSGPNLAREIAREQPCASVIASTSEITAREVASWCSAPYFRAYVSRDVTGIEVAGAMKNVIAIAVGAAAGLGYGDNTRASLITRGLAEITRLGVSLGAEPSTFAGLAGMGDLVATCASPLSRNFRLGKALGEGQSLEEAKASVGQTAEGVPTARAVADLADRSHLDLPITRALVDVVDCGRNIAEVTSALLSRSVRFE